The Saccharomonospora glauca K62 genome has a segment encoding these proteins:
- a CDS encoding GTP-binding protein: MGFGEFDVSAATPATSGPTQSAKIVVAGGFGVGKTTLVGAVSEIDPLTTEASMTEASVSVDDLSQTPNKMTTTVAMDFGRITLDSDLVLYIFGTPGQHRFWFMWDDLAYGAIGAVVLVDTRRLADAFPSIDFFENRKLPYIVAINCFDRLLHHQIEDVRHALTISPSVPIMACDARDRESAKQVLISIVQHAIAHDTALRAG; encoded by the coding sequence GTGGGCTTCGGAGAATTTGACGTGTCCGCTGCCACGCCGGCGACGTCAGGCCCGACCCAGTCGGCCAAGATCGTGGTCGCCGGTGGTTTCGGTGTCGGCAAGACAACGCTCGTGGGAGCGGTGTCGGAGATCGACCCCTTGACCACCGAGGCGTCCATGACCGAAGCGAGTGTCTCGGTCGACGACTTGTCGCAGACGCCGAACAAGATGACCACCACGGTCGCGATGGACTTCGGTCGGATCACGTTGGATTCCGACCTGGTGCTCTACATCTTCGGTACTCCGGGGCAGCACCGCTTCTGGTTCATGTGGGACGACCTCGCCTACGGCGCCATCGGGGCCGTGGTGCTGGTCGACACCAGAAGGCTCGCCGACGCCTTCCCGTCGATCGACTTCTTCGAGAACCGCAAACTGCCGTACATCGTGGCGATCAACTGCTTCGACCGGCTTTTGCACCACCAGATCGAAGACGTTCGACACGCGTTGACCATTTCGCCTTCCGTGCCGATCATGGCTTGTGACGCTCGCGACCGGGAATCGGCCAAGCAGGTGCTCATCTCCATCGTCCAACACGCCATCGCTCACGACACGGCATTGCGTGCGGGGTGA
- a CDS encoding DUF742 domain-containing protein — protein sequence MDSGHSRGDRRLDRDRATGGWPSEPEDVAFGGRGGRGRRPSRRVDDPLDTGEWLRSGGLDSPGPADFDLSDYGHSSLLSGPGAELYGMGGGGFPRTEDSSYDTGYRSSAYDTGGYDPGPMSGGVSPSPTPRHYRDVEPEEVEESSGLVRPYFRTRGRTKPDYDLAIEALISTSERGRRLEKVRVPEHRSICGLCLDTRSVAEVAALLKMPLGVVRILVGDVAGLGLVLVHSASSTRTGDRPSIEFMERVLSGLRRI from the coding sequence GTGGATTCGGGGCACTCACGAGGTGATCGACGGCTCGACAGGGACCGCGCGACTGGGGGCTGGCCGAGTGAACCGGAGGACGTGGCGTTCGGCGGCCGTGGTGGCCGCGGACGTCGTCCCTCGCGGAGGGTCGACGACCCTCTCGACACGGGGGAGTGGCTGCGCTCCGGAGGCCTCGACTCTCCGGGACCGGCGGACTTCGACCTCTCCGACTACGGGCATTCCTCGCTGTTGTCGGGGCCCGGCGCCGAGCTGTACGGGATGGGCGGCGGCGGGTTCCCCCGCACCGAGGACTCGTCGTACGACACCGGCTATCGGAGCTCCGCCTACGACACGGGTGGGTACGATCCGGGTCCGATGTCCGGCGGGGTGTCACCTTCCCCGACACCCCGCCACTACCGCGACGTCGAGCCCGAGGAGGTGGAGGAGTCGTCGGGGCTCGTCCGTCCGTACTTCCGCACCAGGGGACGGACGAAGCCGGACTACGACCTGGCCATCGAGGCCCTCATCTCGACCAGCGAGCGGGGCAGGCGATTGGAAAAGGTGCGTGTGCCCGAGCACCGTTCCATCTGCGGGCTGTGCCTCGACACCAGGTCGGTGGCCGAGGTGGCCGCGTTGCTCAAGATGCCACTCGGTGTCGTGCGAATCCTCGTTGGTGACGTTGCCGGTCTCGGCCTAGTGCTAGTGCACTCCGCGTCCTCCACCAGGACGGGAGACCGGCCCAGTATCGAGTTCATGGAAAGGGTTCTCAGTGGGCTTCGGAGAATTTGA
- a CDS encoding roadblock/LC7 domain-containing protein, producing the protein MTASAHQGSFGWLITDFVRRVPGAAHAVVVSADGLLLAHSQGLPTARAEQLSAVASGLVSLTHGAARCFDGGTVNQTVVEMENGYLFLMSISDGSCLAVLASPGADIGTVAYEMTLLVDRVGQQLTPELRAQLSGGVRG; encoded by the coding sequence GTGACCGCATCAGCCCACCAGGGCAGCTTCGGCTGGCTCATCACCGACTTCGTACGTCGGGTGCCGGGGGCGGCGCACGCCGTGGTGGTGTCGGCCGACGGGCTACTACTCGCGCATTCGCAGGGGCTGCCCACGGCTCGTGCGGAGCAACTGTCCGCAGTGGCCTCCGGGCTTGTGTCACTGACACACGGCGCGGCCCGGTGTTTCGACGGCGGTACGGTGAACCAGACCGTGGTCGAGATGGAGAACGGGTACCTGTTCCTCATGTCGATCAGTGACGGCTCGTGTCTGGCCGTGCTGGCGTCACCCGGCGCCGACATCGGCACGGTCGCCTACGAGATGACGTTGCTCGTCGACCGGGTCGGTCAGCAGCTCACCCCCGAATTGCGGGCGCAGCTTTCGGGCGGCGTCCGTGGGTAG